From the genome of Clostridia bacterium:
GAGGCCCTGATGGAGGGCCTAATGGAGGTGCTGGCCCGTGGACGGGGGACTGAGGAGGAGAAGACGCTGGCCGGAGGAGGAGGTTAACCCGCTGGAGGGTACCATCAACATCGTGGACGCCATGCTGGTCTTTGCCTGCGGGCTGATGCTCGCCCTGGCGCTGTACTGGAACGTAGATCTGGGCCCCCAAGGAGAGCGGGTTAACCTGACCCGCGGGCGGGAGGTGACGGAAGTCCCGGAGATACGTAACGATCTGATTGAAACCCAGGGCCAAGGCAAGCTTTATCAGAGAATGGGCACGGTCTACAAGGACCCGGAAACGGGGCAGCTGTTCATGCTGACCGAGAGTGGGCAGGAATAGCCTCGTGCAGGCACGGCGACCGTGTGGGCCCGGGTTGCCAGTATTGCGTCCGAAGGCCGAGAAGTGAACGTCGGCCACTGCCTAGTTAACGAGGGGGGATGGGCTCAATGCGAACTCGGAAAAAACGAGTGACAACCTCCCGGGCTTTCCCGGCGAAGGGCTGCCGAAGAAACTCACGCTCTTACCGGTTGACGGGGGCCGTCCTGGCCATCCTGCTGCTTGCCGCCTCGTTTAGCCTGTCAATTCCATCAGTGGCCCTGGCCAAATCGGATACCCTGGAAATTACCGGAGACGGGGTCACCAATCCGGTAACCTTTACCCGTGAAGACCTGGAACAAATGGAGCAGCACCAGTATCTGTACAGCGCTATCAACACCTGGCCCACCAAGAAATGGTATGTAGGAAAAGGAGTCAAATTGTGGGATCTGCTTCTAAAGGCGGGGATCAAACAAGGTGAGGCCAAGCTGCTCCGGTTTTACGCCACCGACGGTTATATGGTGACGCTTACTTTTAAGGAACTGTTCCAGGACAAGCGTTATCGGTTCCCCAATTTCAAGACCGGCGGCGACGCCGACGGGCACGTCCCCGGCGATCCCTCGGGCCAGGTGGAGGTGCCGGCCCTGGTCGCCCTCCTCAGTGTGGAGGGAAGCGACAACCCCAAGTACATGAACGATCTGAACACCTTCCTGCTAATGCTGGGGCAGCGGGCGGTTACCGAGCAGACGGGGAACCTGTTCGTAAAGTACCTCAACAAGATCGAGGTGCTCACCACCGAGCCGGAGAAGTGGGATGCCCCGCAGGCCAATCCGCCGCCGGGCCTGGTTCCGCCGGGCACCATGGTGACGCTGAGCAACCTCCATATGGACGACGACAAGATTTACTACACCCTGGACGGCAGCACCCCCACCCTGGAGAGCCCGATGTACAACTGGATCGCCAGCCGGTGGTGGGCGGCCAGGGCCGATGCCTTGGGAACCGTCAATCGCCCCATCGGCCCGATTAACGAGGATACCACCATAAAGGCCGTCACCATCGGCCCGGGCAAGCTGGACAGCGACGTGGTTACCTTCCACTACCGGGTGGCCGAGGCGCCGGACCGGCCGGCGGAGGCCGTGCCGCCGCAAAAAGTCGTCCGGCTTGCCGTCGGCAGGGTGGAAGCCGAGGTTGACGGCGCTTCCTACACCCTGGAGGCGGCGCCTTTCGTGGACCCGGGCTCGGGACGCACGCTGGTGCCGCTGCGCTTCGTGAGCGAGGCCCTGGGGGCGGGTGTCAGTTGGGACCCGGAGAGCCGGCGGATAACCGTCACCGAGGGGGGTAAGGAGATCGTGCTGAGGCTCGGGTCGGCCGAGGTGGAGGTCAACGGCGCCAAGCAGACCATCGACTGCGCTCCGGCAGCGCTTCCGCCCGGCCGTACCTTTGTTCCCTTGCGCTTCGTGAGCGAAGCCCTGGGGGCCAAGGTGGATTACGAGGCGGGCAGCGGTCAGGTCCTGATTACCCGGTAACGGCAGAGCCGAGCCCTGTTCTGACCAAGACACTTGTTGCTCCGAGCCCGCGACCTAAAGGACACCAGCCCACGGTCGCCGGGCCGACAGGGCTCGCCGGGAAACGGGCGGGCCTCCCATGGCGGAAAGGAGCCTTTGCGCGGATACTCAGATCCGGCGCCTAAGAAGTACAGGGGAAAGGGGAGAAGCAAGTGGGAGGAAGAGGAAACAGCCGGGGGCACCGGCTTCTGTCGATCATCCTGAGAATTACCCTGATCATAGGCCTTGCGGCGGGCTTGTTCGGGCTTTCGGCCCCTGCGCCGGCTCAGGCGGAGGAGCCGGCGATCGACGTTCTTTACGAGGGCACCGTTACCCTGACCCCGGGCGAGACCTTTACCGTGATCGCCTACAACTCCAGTGTGGCCTACACGGTGTACGAAACCACGCCCCTGGGGGCCCTGCAGGCCGCGGCCGCGGCCGGCGGCTTCACCTACGATGTGACCGACAAGAAGTACGCGGACTCGGGCGTTCTTCTTCTGGACAACGTAGGGAGCTACCCTTACGTAAAAGGGGGCAGCAAGTGGTACGCCTACGTCAACGGCGTTCATAAAGACGGCTACGACAGCCGCGACCAAGCCCTGAACCTGCTCCAGCTTGCCGATGCTGACCGCGTGGAGTTCTACTATGCCGCCGGCATTGCCAATCCCGACGACTTTGAGGCCGTTAAGGCGGCGGCCACCGCGGCGGTGAAAACGGTGGTCTCCGTGGAGGGGGCCGGAGGAGGTGGCGGAGGCGCACCTGCCGACTGGACCCTGGAGCTGGCGGGCGCCAAGGAGACCACGGTGACCAGGTCCTTCTTTGAGCAGGCCCTGGCCTGTTCGTCTTCGGGCCACCAGGTTTCCTGGACCGACGGCGACGGCAATGTCTGGACGGGCGTGCCGCTCTGGCTGCTGGTGGCCATGGTCGACGACGACCCTGATGTCGGCACCTACCACTTCAACTTTAACGACGACCTCGCCGCCCAGCACTATGAGGTTAACGTCATATCCAGCGACGGGTGGACGGCCACCTTCGACAGCGCCGACATCGCCCGCAACAACGGATATATCGTGGCCAATACGCTGAACGGAGAACCGCTGCCCCTCCAGACCGATTCGGGGAAACCGTGCTGGCCGCTGCACCTGAAGGGTTCGGCGGTGTTCGGCGGGCAGCAGGTGGGTGGCATCGTCCGCATCGAGCTCTCGGGCCTTCCCCAGCCTTCCGAGGGATGGACCCTGGAGCTGGTGGGCGATGTAGGGGACACCATCACCCAGGAGGAGTTTGAAGAGGCGCTGGCCTGCCAGCATTCGGGCCACTACCGGGAGTGGACCGACAAAGACGGCAAAGTCTGGTCCGGCGTGCCCCTGTGGGTGCTGCTGGGGGCGGTGGACGACATCGAGCCGGGCAACCACTGGACCTTCAACGACCAGCGGGCGCAGGCCGGCTACACGGTGAAGGTGGAGGCCGCCGACGGCTACAGCAAGACCTTTGCCAGCGCGGATGTAGCCCGAAGCGACAACTACATCGTTGCCAATAAATGCAACGGTGAGCCGCTTACCGGTTCGTCGGCGCCCCTGCGTTTGGTGGGTCCCGGCGTTACGGAAGCCGACGGCTCCCTGGGCGGCTCGGCCGTAGGCGGCATCGTCAGGATAGAAATCCCCGAACTGCAAACACCCGCGGCCGCGCCCGGTAGCTGGAACCTCAGCCTGACCGGCAAGATCAGCGACGTTATTTCCCAGGCCGAGTTCGAGGCCGGCCTGGCCTGCCCGGCCTCGGGACACCTGGCCGAGTGGACCGACAAGGACGGCAACGTCTGGTCAGGCATGCCGCTTTGGCTCCTGGCCGGCTGGGTGGATGATCGCCAGCCGCACGGGTACAACTTCAGCCAGGCCATGGCCGGCTACAAGGTCCTGGTCAAGGCCGGGGACGGCTACACCAAGGAATTTGCCGGCGCGGATATAGCGCAGAGCAACGACTACATCCTGGCCAACCGGTGCAACGGCCAGCCGCTTTCCGGTTCGGCCTGGCCCCTGCGCCTGGTGGGCGCCGGCGTGGCCAGGGAGGACGGGTCCTTAAGCGGGGCCAGCGTGGGCAACGTGGTGGAGATCGAGCTGACCGAATTCGGGTCCGCCCTGCCCATTCCCCAACTGCACATCGTCAAGTACGGCCCGGACCGCACCACGGTGATTCAGGAGCGGACAATTGATTATCGCTGGATGGAGCAAAACCTTCCGGTGATAGGCGACGGGCAGAAAATCTACCGCTTCGAGGGCGTCACCTTCAACCCGAACGATCTGTGGGACCCGGAAGAGAAGTGCCCGGCCGGCTTTAAGATTTCCAACGCGGTGAAGGGCACGCGCCTCTCCGACCTCTGCGATCTGGTGGGCGGCATGGGCGCGGGCACCGAAGTGGTGCTGGTGGCCAGCGACGGCTACGAGACCCGGCTGCCCTACTCCTCCGTTTACCCCGACCCGTCGGTGCGGGCCCGCCAGGGTGATGCCATTCTGGCCTGGTGGGCGGACGGGAAGTACGTCCCGTACTACGACGAGGGGATGCGCCTGTTCTTCACCCCCGAGGACGGCATCTACGGCCAGTGGGACATGCACGAGACCCTGCCGGAAAAGTACTGGCACTACTACTACAGCGACGGCATCCGGTATCCATCCTGCGCCGGTTTATCGGCCAAGTGGGTCACGGAAATCAGGGTCTATTCCGTGCCCGAGGGAGACTGGACGCTGGAGCTTGACGGTCAGGGTATCGGCGGCCTCCGGTATGAGGTGAGCAAGACGTACTTCGAACAGGCCCTCGCCTGCCAGTTCGGCGCCAACCACAAGGCCACCTACACGGATCCCGAAGGCCGGGTCTGGGAGGGAATGCCGCTTTGGTTCCTGGCCGGGTTCGTGGATGATGCCGACCAGCATTCCGACAACGCCTTTAACGATGAACTCGCGACGGGTGGCTACCGGGTAGTGATTACGGCGACGGACGGCCATTCGGTGAGTATCGATAGCCGGGAGATCATCCGCAACAGCAACTACATTGTGGCCAATTCCCTCGACGGGCAGCCTCTGCCCGACGAGGACTGGCCGCTGCGGCTGGTGGGCCCGGCGGTCGGCGGGCAAACCTCGATCGCCAAGATCGCCGGCATCAGCTTAGTCCCGTCAGTCCCGGCCGGGGCGGTTACCCTGGAACTCAGCCGGAGCGAAGCGTCCGTAGGCGAGACCGTAACCGCATCGGGTACGGCACCTCCCGACTCCTGGGTGCCCCTCAAGGTGACGGACGCGGCCGGCTCCATCCTGGTGTTCGACGCCACGAGGGCCGGCGCCGACGGCAGCTACAGTATCGAGTTCGTGATCCCGCCGAAGGCCTCGGGTACACTCACCGTGACCGTCGGGGAGGGGACCGACGTGGCCACCGGGAGCCTGACCGTAGTCCCGGCCGGAACCGTGGCCAAGCCCATGGCGTGGCCGCCGGGGGGCACGGTACCACCCGGCACTCGCGTGACCCTCAAGACCGCTACCCAGGGTGCGGACATTTACTACACCCTGGACGGCACTGCCCCGACTGAGGCGAGTACGAAGTATACCGGGTCGATTACTATTAACCCGCCGGTTACCCTAAAGGCCATCGCCGTCAGGACCGGCTGGCAGGACAGTGAAGTCCTGACGGTGCAATACAGCCTCGCCGAACCCATAACCGGAAATGAGGTGGCGGTAGAGCGCTCCAAGAAGAACCTGGCGGTGACCGAACAAACCCAGGGAACCGTAAGGATAGCCGTACCCGACGAGGTGAAAGACGCGACCATCAGCGTCACCGGACTCCTGAAGGAGCCCGATCCCGTATCCGGCGCCGTGACCACCGGGCCTTTGCCTGCCTCTCTTAACATCGAGGTCACCGACACTGCCGTGAGTCCCGCGCCCATAAAGGTGTCCATACCGAGAGGAACCACCGTCAGCGGCCCGGCAGAATGGAACGGGACCATCAACGTGCCCAGGGTGGAGCCGGCCCAATCGGTGAAGGTAGAGGCGGATCCCGGGAAAAAGGCCAAAGTGCATACCGTAATTGAAGTCGGTTACGAGGACGTACCCTTGACCTTTGACAAAGCCGTGCGGCTGGTTATCCCCGGCCAGGCAGGAAAGGAGGCGGGATACTACCGGGGCGGCAAGTTCACCAAGATCCCCAGCCTGCCGTCCGGCGCCCGGGACGACCAAGCCTGGGCGGATACCAACCTACCGTCCGGCGGGGACGGCAAGATGAGCGTCGGACCCGACCTGGTGATCTGGACCAAGCATTTTACCAAGTTCGTTACCTACACGCAGACTTCCATCAGCACCGGCGGCGGCGGAGATGGCGGAGGTGGCGTCCCCAGCCCGGCGCCTGTGACCTCCACCACCGGAGCGGCGAACGTCAATCCGGCCGCCGGCGGAACCATCAGCCTGGGGGATGAGGCCGCCATCGTAATCCCGGCCAATGCCCTCAGCGGTTCACAGGCGGTGGAAGTGAAAATCGAGAAGGTGAGCGCGCCTCCGGCCCCGCCGGCGGGCCATAGGTTGGTCGGCAGTGTATACGAGTTTACCGTAGACGGAAAACCCACCTACAGTTTTGCCAAGAAAGTAACCATCACCCTCAGCTTCGATGCCAGTGCCCTTTCCGAAGGTGAAACTCCCTCCATACACCGCTACGACGAAGGCCTGGGCCGGTGGGTTGATCTCGGCGGCCGGGTAGCGGGCAACAGCATAAGCGTGGAGGTAGAGCACCTCAGCAAATACGCCGTAATGGTAGCGGTAAGAGCGCCGCAGCCGCAGGCGAGCTTCTCGGACACTGCCGGGCACTGGGCGGAGGACAGCATCAAGGAACTGGTAGGCCTGGGGGTCATCGGCGGCTACCCGGACGGGACTTTTAGGCCCGACAACAAGATCACCCGGGCCGAATTTGCCGCCCTTCTGGTAAGGGCGTTCAAGCTTGAGGGCCAGGGCGGCAAGGTCTTTGCCGACACGGCCGGGCACTGGGCGCAGGACGCCATAGCCACCGCCGCCCACCACGGTCTGGTCGCGGGCTATAACGCCGACACCTTTGGGCCGGACGACCCCATTACCCGGGAGCAGCTGGCGGCCATGATGGTCAGGGCGGCCAGGCTGAGCCCGGTGAGCGCGGAAATGTCCTTTAAGGACGGCGGCAGCATCTCCGGCTGGGCCA
Proteins encoded in this window:
- a CDS encoding DUF2149 domain-containing protein is translated as MDGGLRRRRRWPEEEVNPLEGTINIVDAMLVFACGLMLALALYWNVDLGPQGERVNLTRGREVTEVPEIRNDLIETQGQGKLYQRMGTVYKDPETGQLFMLTESGQE
- a CDS encoding stalk domain-containing protein, which encodes MTGAVLAILLLAASFSLSIPSVALAKSDTLEITGDGVTNPVTFTREDLEQMEQHQYLYSAINTWPTKKWYVGKGVKLWDLLLKAGIKQGEAKLLRFYATDGYMVTLTFKELFQDKRYRFPNFKTGGDADGHVPGDPSGQVEVPALVALLSVEGSDNPKYMNDLNTFLLMLGQRAVTEQTGNLFVKYLNKIEVLTTEPEKWDAPQANPPPGLVPPGTMVTLSNLHMDDDKIYYTLDGSTPTLESPMYNWIASRWWAARADALGTVNRPIGPINEDTTIKAVTIGPGKLDSDVVTFHYRVAEAPDRPAEAVPPQKVVRLAVGRVEAEVDGASYTLEAAPFVDPGSGRTLVPLRFVSEALGAGVSWDPESRRITVTEGGKEIVLRLGSAEVEVNGAKQTIDCAPAALPPGRTFVPLRFVSEALGAKVDYEAGSGQVLITR
- a CDS encoding S-layer homology domain-containing protein; this encodes MGGRGNSRGHRLLSIILRITLIIGLAAGLFGLSAPAPAQAEEPAIDVLYEGTVTLTPGETFTVIAYNSSVAYTVYETTPLGALQAAAAAGGFTYDVTDKKYADSGVLLLDNVGSYPYVKGGSKWYAYVNGVHKDGYDSRDQALNLLQLADADRVEFYYAAGIANPDDFEAVKAAATAAVKTVVSVEGAGGGGGGAPADWTLELAGAKETTVTRSFFEQALACSSSGHQVSWTDGDGNVWTGVPLWLLVAMVDDDPDVGTYHFNFNDDLAAQHYEVNVISSDGWTATFDSADIARNNGYIVANTLNGEPLPLQTDSGKPCWPLHLKGSAVFGGQQVGGIVRIELSGLPQPSEGWTLELVGDVGDTITQEEFEEALACQHSGHYREWTDKDGKVWSGVPLWVLLGAVDDIEPGNHWTFNDQRAQAGYTVKVEAADGYSKTFASADVARSDNYIVANKCNGEPLTGSSAPLRLVGPGVTEADGSLGGSAVGGIVRIEIPELQTPAAAPGSWNLSLTGKISDVISQAEFEAGLACPASGHLAEWTDKDGNVWSGMPLWLLAGWVDDRQPHGYNFSQAMAGYKVLVKAGDGYTKEFAGADIAQSNDYILANRCNGQPLSGSAWPLRLVGAGVAREDGSLSGASVGNVVEIELTEFGSALPIPQLHIVKYGPDRTTVIQERTIDYRWMEQNLPVIGDGQKIYRFEGVTFNPNDLWDPEEKCPAGFKISNAVKGTRLSDLCDLVGGMGAGTEVVLVASDGYETRLPYSSVYPDPSVRARQGDAILAWWADGKYVPYYDEGMRLFFTPEDGIYGQWDMHETLPEKYWHYYYSDGIRYPSCAGLSAKWVTEIRVYSVPEGDWTLELDGQGIGGLRYEVSKTYFEQALACQFGANHKATYTDPEGRVWEGMPLWFLAGFVDDADQHSDNAFNDELATGGYRVVITATDGHSVSIDSREIIRNSNYIVANSLDGQPLPDEDWPLRLVGPAVGGQTSIAKIAGISLVPSVPAGAVTLELSRSEASVGETVTASGTAPPDSWVPLKVTDAAGSILVFDATRAGADGSYSIEFVIPPKASGTLTVTVGEGTDVATGSLTVVPAGTVAKPMAWPPGGTVPPGTRVTLKTATQGADIYYTLDGTAPTEASTKYTGSITINPPVTLKAIAVRTGWQDSEVLTVQYSLAEPITGNEVAVERSKKNLAVTEQTQGTVRIAVPDEVKDATISVTGLLKEPDPVSGAVTTGPLPASLNIEVTDTAVSPAPIKVSIPRGTTVSGPAEWNGTINVPRVEPAQSVKVEADPGKKAKVHTVIEVGYEDVPLTFDKAVRLVIPGQAGKEAGYYRGGKFTKIPSLPSGARDDQAWADTNLPSGGDGKMSVGPDLVIWTKHFTKFVTYTQTSISTGGGGDGGGGVPSPAPVTSTTGAANVNPAAGGTISLGDEAAIVIPANALSGSQAVEVKIEKVSAPPAPPAGHRLVGSVYEFTVDGKPTYSFAKKVTITLSFDASALSEGETPSIHRYDEGLGRWVDLGGRVAGNSISVEVEHLSKYAVMVAVRAPQPQASFSDTAGHWAEDSIKELVGLGVIGGYPDGTFRPDNKITRAEFAALLVRAFKLEGQGGKVFADTAGHWAQDAIATAAHHGLVAGYNADTFGPDDPITREQLAAMMVRAARLSPVSAEMSFKDGGSISGWARAAVATAVKSGIIKGYPDNTLRPQGHATRAEAVTVVLKALQK